Proteins encoded by one window of Salvia splendens isolate huo1 chromosome 7, SspV2, whole genome shotgun sequence:
- the LOC121810631 gene encoding uncharacterized protein LOC121810631: MFPYRLVFGKMCHLPVGVEHLAFWAVKEMNMDVKAGVQERRMQLQELEELRLDAYDSIMWYKAKTKMWHDKNLRKKELKVGQRVLLFQSRLKLMPGKLRSRWIGPYTIVAIRANEAVELQGSDPDSPSFMVNGHKVKPYRERMEAFVVDDIPLLMPNSY, from the coding sequence ATGTTCCCATACCGGCTGGTATTTGGGAAAATGTGCCACCTGCCGGTGGGAGTGGAGCACCTGGCCTTCTGGGCAGTAAAAGAGATGAATATGGATGTCAAAGCTGGTGTTCAGGAGAGAAGGATGCAACTACAAGAGCTTGAAGAACTCCGCCTTGATGCCTATGATTCGATCATGTGGTACAAAGCGAAAACCAAGATGTGGCATGATAAAAACCTTCGTaagaaggaactcaaggtggGCCAGAGAGTGCTTCTCTTCCAGTCCAGACTTAAACTAATGCCAGGAAAGCTACGGTCGAGGTGGATTGGGCCTTATACCATTGTCGCCATCAGAGCGAATGAAGCAGTCGAACTCCAAGGAAGTGATCCAGACTCGCCTTCTTTTATGGTGAATGGTCACAAGGTAAAACCGTACAGAGAAAGAATGGAGGCATTCgtggtggacgacattccactactcatgcctaaCTCTTACTAG
- the LOC121741404 gene encoding uncharacterized protein LOC121741404 — protein MAVLLAYCLVFYLNLHACTAKLDMVSDKKSFASQLPFQSKDAETSKFLSDQHDQDTKGKNTKGSESWKRAMLESSAFNYEENVSTKDKGSVEDIVVMDYAQPHRKPPIHNKGT, from the exons ATGGCTGTACTACTAGCTTATTGTCTTGTTTTCTATCTTAATTTGCATGCATGCACTGCTAAACTTGATATGGTTTCGGATAAAAAATCTTTTGCTAGCCAACTTCCATTTCAGAGCAAG GATGCAGAAACGTCAAAGTTTTTGTCGGACCAACATGATCAAGACACTAAAG GAAAAAATACAAAAGGTTCTGAGTCATGGAAGAGAGCGATGCTAGAGTCGTCGGCGTTCAACTATGAGGAAAATGTGAGCACTAAGGATAAAGGCAGTGTGGAAGACATCGTAGTAATGGATTATGCCCAACCCCATCGCAAACCACCTATTCATAACAAGGGCACCTAA